One part of the Pogoniulus pusillus isolate bPogPus1 chromosome 8, bPogPus1.pri, whole genome shotgun sequence genome encodes these proteins:
- the C8H1orf146 gene encoding protein SPO16 homolog: protein MSESGGQEPSRWITTVIMSTALQNHEISTVLQRQQHRVRYSDSVEIGSVIFSLSGVAFLLSDTEELLMAGEEQYSKRIHKFINIHRNGFLVLSAALHGPEEWNVMFRIQRRFLGSNLRIIPVHNTAETVKLMLTIAKTTCKPKADDIYYKMVKTKAQIIEKSPVWKMLQEYQLQCN from the exons ATGTCAGAAAGTGGTGGGCAGGAGCCGTCAAGGTGGATAACAACAGTTATTATGAGTACAGCTCTGCAG AATCATGAAATTTCTACAGTTCTACAGAGGCAACAACACCGAGTTCGATACTCAGATTCAGTGGAAATTGGATCCGtgattttttctctttctg GTGTTGCATTTTTGCTGTCAGACACTGAAGaactgcttatggcaggggaaGAACAGTATTCCAAAAGAATTCACAAGTTCATAAACATTCATCGAAacggttttttggttttgtcagcTGCTCTTCATGGACCAGAAGAGTGGAATGTCATGTTTAGGATTCAGAGAAG ATTCTTGGGCAGTAATTTACGCATAATACCAGTTCATAATACTGCTGAAACTGTTAAGTTAATGCTAACTATAGCTAAG ACAACTTGCAAGCCAAAAGCAGATGATATTTATTACAAAATGGTAAAGACAAAAGCTCAAATAATAGAAAAGAGTCCAGTCTGGAAGATGCTTCAGGAGTACCAGTTGCAATGTAATTAA